CGGCGCCACGCGCCGCGAGCTCGCGCTGGACTACGCCATCACCCGCTTCGCCGACCGCAAGCTGGAGGCCCTGGAGGACAGGGTGCTCGCGGCGCTGCGCGTGGGGGCCTACCAGCTCTTCTACACGCGGGTGCCGGCGCGCGCCGCGGTGGCCGAGACGGTGCAGGCCCTCAAGGAACTGGGGCTCTCGCGCGCGGCGGGCTTCGCCAACGCCATCCTGCGCAAGCTCGCGGCGCTCCCCGGGCAGCCCCTGCCCCCCGAGGACGACCTGGCCGAGTTCCTGTCGGTCCGCGAGAGCCACCCGCGCTGGCTGGTGGAGCGCTGGCTGCGACAGTTCGGCCGGGAGCGCGCCGAGGCGATGCTCGTGGCCAACAACCAGACGCCCGCCGTGGTCATCCGCGCCAACCGCGCGAAGGTGACGCGAGACGCGCTGCTCGAGCAGTTGCGCGAGACGGGGCTGGAGGCGCGCCCCACGCCGGTGTCCCCGGTGGGCATCATCCTGCCTCCGGTGGGCCGGGTGGAGGACGTGTACGGCTACGCCGAGGGCCTGTGGCAGGTGCAGGACGAGGCGGCGCAGCTCGTGGGCGTCTACGGCGACATCCCCGACACGGCGCGCGTGCTGGATGCGTGCGCGGCGCCGGGGGGCAAGGCCTGTCACCAGGCCGAGACGCACGAGGTGGTGGCCACGGATCTGCACGCCAACAAGATGCGGAAGATCCTCTCCGAGGCGAAGCGCCTGGGCCTCACCGAGCGCCTGCGCGCCGAGGTGCACGACGCGACCGCGCCCTGGCCGGAGGCGTGGGGCGAGTTCCACGCGTTCGTGGTGGACGCGCCGTGCTCGGGCCTGGGGACGCTGCGGCGCCACCCGGAGCTGCGCTACCGGCGCAAGCCGGAGGACATGGCGCGGCTGGCGGTGTTGCAGCGGCGCATCCTGGAGAACTGCCAGGAGGCGGTGCCCCCCGGAGGCCTGCTCGTCTACGCGGTGTGCACTCCCGAGCCCCAGGAGGGGCAGGATCAGGTGGAGATGTTCCTGCGCAGCCACCCGGAGTGGACGGCGGAGCCCCCGGTGCCGCGCGAGGGCGTGAAGTTGCCGCTCACCCAGGCATACCTGCGCACGCTGCCGGGGCCCGAGGGCTGGGACGGCTTCTTCGCCGCGCGCCTGCGCAAGCTGTACTGAGACGCCCCCGTCATCGGGGCGGGAGCACCAGCGGATCCGGCGGCTCGGGCTGGTAGTTGTCCGGCGGCGGGGACACCGGGGTGGGCAGGGTGTTGAGGATGGGCAGCAGGGCGTCGAGGGCCTCGGCGGCGTCGCCGAAGCGCTCGTGTGGCGCCGGAGCCGTGGCCCGCTCCACCCAGGACTCCCAGCGTCCCTTCCAGGCTCCATCCCGGCGCGAGGCCAGCATGTCGCGCAGGATGCGCCCGAAAGCGAAGACATCCGTGGACGCGGGCAGGGGTCCGTTCTCCTTCCACTCGGGCGCGAGGTAGTCCGCGCCTCCCTCGGGGGGCTTGAGCCAGCCCGCGGCGTGCGTGCGCCGGAAGTGCTCCAGTCCCACGTCGAGCACGCTCAGCCGTGCGCCCGCGGGTCCCGAGGCGACGAGCACCCGCGCGGGCCGCAGCCGTCCATGCACGAGGCCCGCGCTCCGGGCGGCGGTGAGCGCTCCGGCCAACTGCCGCGCGAGCGCGCGCAGATCGGGCAGATCGAGTCCGATGTCGTGCAGTCCCCTCAACATGGACGGCAGGGACTCCCCGCTCCACCAGGGGCGCACGAGCCACAGGCCCTCCCGGGCCTCGTCGTACCCGGCGTCCACCACGGGCGCGAAGGCGGCGTGCCCGGTGCGTTGGGCCTCGCTCAGCACGTGCGTGAAGTGCTCGATCTCGGCGCGGGAGGGGGCTCGGAGCGTCCGCCACAGGGTGAGCCGGCCGGCTTCTCCTCCCTGGGTGGGCTCTACCTGGCACTCCACACCGGGCTCGTCGCCGAGGGCGGGCCGGACTACCCGCCACGTTCCCCCAAGGATGTCACCTGGAATCAGTGGGCTCATGGGGGGGAAGTGTAAACTGGATGAGGACCCTGGACGTGAGGGGTCCTCTTCAGGTGGAGTCCATCCCCGAACAAGAAGGTCTCGCGGTTCCCTGGTCACCCAACGAGCGACATGGAGCACGGCGCACAGCAGGAACTGGAGCGGCGGCTGGAGGTGATTCGTCCCGAGGACACCCTGCGGGGTTTCTTCTTCAATGGCGTGCTGGAGCAGGTGCGCCCGCTCGGCGACCCCGTCTCCTGGCGCCGCTGCATCGAGGCGGCCGGGGGTGAGCGGTTCATGGCCTTCTTCAGCTACCCCATGGACTCCTTCATCCGGCTGCTCTACGCCGCGGCGGGCGTGCTGAGCGAGGGGAGGGGGGACTTCCGCACGGCCCTGTGGCACCTGGGGCGGGAGATGGTGCCGTACTACCTGGAATCCAGCGCCGGGCAGGTGCTGTTGCTGTTGGCTCGAGGGGAGCCTCGGTGGTTGCTCGAGGGACTCCCTTCCGCCTTCCGGACGGCCGTCCGGCACGGCGAGTGCTCGGTCTCCTGGTTGGGGCCGAACCATGGCCGGCTGCTCTTCCAGGGCTGCACCTTGCCGGCCGAGTACTACGAGGGTGCGGTGCGGGGCGTCTTCCAGAGCACGCGCATCGCGCAGACCCTGGTCAGCGCGCGGCAGGTGAACCTGCTCGACACGGAGGTGGAAGTGTCCTGGGACAAGGAGAGACATGCGGCGGGTGGTTGAGTGGACGGAGATGTCGGGCGAGGGACCCCGGGTCCTGTTGTTGCCGGGTCTGGGGGCTCGGGGCGCGGGCTTCCTGGCGCTCGCCAGACGGCTCCAGCACGTGGCGCGGCCCATTCTCGTCGAGTACCCCGAGGGCCCTCACGCGGCCCGGGGCGCGGGGGCGCTCGCCCAGGAGCTCTTCGAGGCCTGCGGCCCGGTGGACGCCGTGGTGGCCAGCTCCTTCGGAGGCATGGTGGCCGCGCACCTGGCCGCGGCGGGCGCCGCGCGGGGCGTGGCCTTCCTGGGCTC
Above is a window of Cystobacter fuscus DNA encoding:
- the rsmB gene encoding 16S rRNA (cytosine(967)-C(5))-methyltransferase RsmB, translated to MNARAISIQVLSRVRATDAYLNVVLDTMLSESPPADPRDAGLITELVYGATRRELALDYAITRFADRKLEALEDRVLAALRVGAYQLFYTRVPARAAVAETVQALKELGLSRAAGFANAILRKLAALPGQPLPPEDDLAEFLSVRESHPRWLVERWLRQFGRERAEAMLVANNQTPAVVIRANRAKVTRDALLEQLRETGLEARPTPVSPVGIILPPVGRVEDVYGYAEGLWQVQDEAAQLVGVYGDIPDTARVLDACAAPGGKACHQAETHEVVATDLHANKMRKILSEAKRLGLTERLRAEVHDATAPWPEAWGEFHAFVVDAPCSGLGTLRRHPELRYRRKPEDMARLAVLQRRILENCQEAVPPGGLLVYAVCTPEPQEGQDQVEMFLRSHPEWTAEPPVPREGVKLPLTQAYLRTLPGPEGWDGFFAARLRKLY
- a CDS encoding protein kinase; translated protein: MECQVEPTQGGEAGRLTLWRTLRAPSRAEIEHFTHVLSEAQRTGHAAFAPVVDAGYDEAREGLWLVRPWWSGESLPSMLRGLHDIGLDLPDLRALARQLAGALTAARSAGLVHGRLRPARVLVASGPAGARLSVLDVGLEHFRRTHAAGWLKPPEGGADYLAPEWKENGPLPASTDVFAFGRILRDMLASRRDGAWKGRWESWVERATAPAPHERFGDAAEALDALLPILNTLPTPVSPPPDNYQPEPPDPLVLPPR
- a CDS encoding TIGR02265 family protein; this encodes MEHGAQQELERRLEVIRPEDTLRGFFFNGVLEQVRPLGDPVSWRRCIEAAGGERFMAFFSYPMDSFIRLLYAAAGVLSEGRGDFRTALWHLGREMVPYYLESSAGQVLLLLARGEPRWLLEGLPSAFRTAVRHGECSVSWLGPNHGRLLFQGCTLPAEYYEGAVRGVFQSTRIAQTLVSARQVNLLDTEVEVSWDKERHAAGG